A single Thermoanaerobaculia bacterium DNA region contains:
- a CDS encoding cytochrome P450: MSTVPSARPESDPSLSLFQLLDPAVLANPYPLYARLRTEDPVHWDPFLHAWVVTRYADVLTVLHDYSADRTPTPDQLAAMGLESLTPIAAVMVRQMLFMDAPAHTRLRGLASVAFSPRRVEVLRGHIQEIADRLIDGAPGGRMDLIDQFANPLPAIVTAEMLGVPVEDHDRLKRWSADFAEMLGNFQHNPDRVPRVLRSVEEMTAYFREAIASQSRAPREGLVRSLLTAEIDGDRLSEEEVIANCIVTMVGGQETTTNLIGNGMLTLLRNPEALERLRSDPSLTPSAVEELLRYESPSQHTARMAPSDRELGGRPIRKRQAVIAVMGAANRDPERFPDPDRLDLSRQPNRHVAFGWAAHFCFGAPLARLEGQIAFDTLLRRLPELRLQPGPLEWRENLGLRGLKSLPVSFRSAAAA; encoded by the coding sequence ATGAGCACCGTTCCGTCGGCCCGACCGGAGTCCGATCCGTCGCTCTCCCTCTTCCAGCTCCTCGATCCGGCGGTGCTCGCGAACCCGTATCCGCTCTACGCGCGGCTCCGGACCGAAGATCCCGTCCACTGGGACCCCTTCCTTCATGCGTGGGTGGTGACCCGGTACGCCGACGTGCTGACGGTCCTGCACGACTATTCGGCGGACCGGACGCCGACGCCCGATCAGCTCGCGGCGATGGGGCTCGAGAGCCTGACGCCGATCGCCGCCGTCATGGTCCGACAGATGCTCTTCATGGATGCGCCGGCCCACACTCGGCTGCGGGGGCTGGCGTCGGTCGCGTTCTCTCCCCGCCGCGTCGAGGTGCTGCGCGGGCACATCCAGGAGATCGCCGACCGCCTCATCGACGGCGCGCCGGGGGGCCGGATGGACCTCATCGATCAGTTCGCGAACCCGCTTCCCGCGATCGTGACGGCGGAGATGCTCGGCGTTCCGGTCGAAGACCACGACCGGCTCAAGCGCTGGTCCGCGGATTTCGCCGAGATGCTCGGGAACTTCCAGCACAACCCGGACCGCGTGCCGCGGGTCCTCCGGAGCGTCGAGGAGATGACGGCGTACTTCCGGGAGGCGATCGCCTCGCAGAGCCGCGCGCCGCGCGAGGGCCTCGTGCGGTCGCTGCTGACGGCCGAGATCGACGGAGATCGCCTGAGCGAAGAAGAAGTGATCGCCAACTGCATCGTGACGATGGTCGGCGGGCAGGAGACGACGACGAACCTGATCGGCAACGGAATGCTCACCCTCCTCCGGAACCCGGAGGCGCTCGAGCGCCTCCGCTCGGACCCGTCGCTCACCCCGTCGGCGGTCGAGGAGCTCCTCCGGTACGAGAGCCCCAGCCAGCACACGGCGCGGATGGCGCCCTCCGACCGCGAGCTCGGCGGACGCCCGATCCGGAAACGCCAGGCCGTGATCGCGGTGATGGGGGCGGCCAATCGGGATCCGGAGCGGTTTCCGGATCCCGACCGGCTCGATCTGTCGCGTCAGCCGAATCGCCACGTCGCCTTCGGCTGGGCGGCGCACTTCTGCTTCGGCGCCCCGCTCGCGCGCCTCGAAGGACAGATCGCGTTCGACACCCTCCTGCGCCGTCTCCCGGAGCTGCGGCTCCAGCCGGGGCCGCTCGAGTGGCGCGAGAACCTCGGGCTCCGCGGACTGAAGTCCCTTCCGGTGTCGTTCCGGTCGGCCGCGGCGGCGTGA